The following proteins come from a genomic window of Coriobacteriia bacterium:
- a CDS encoding aldolase, producing MPTITRDLVRVPADVPAEMRERYIDNYMKATRGTGRLMLFACDQKVEHLNDDFFGEGIDPADAEPEHMFRMGSQGVIGVLAGQRGLIAQYAADYPEINYLVKMNSKTHLVGTSQDDPYSPQLYDIQVVADLVDNGVNAVGIGYTIYLGSEYESTMMSEAGQLIADAHALGLVVVLWMYPRGKAVTDEKSAHLIAGAAGTACCLGADFVKVNPPKGDDAGSSAQKLVEASKSSGRTGLVCAGGSTVDATTFLTQLWEQIHVGGAVGNATGRNLHQRSLDEAVRLTKAISAITLADADVDTALAIFNGEKDFSL from the coding sequence ATGCCGACAATCACCCGTGATCTGGTTCGCGTTCCGGCCGACGTTCCGGCAGAGATGCGTGAGCGCTACATCGACAACTACATGAAGGCGACGCGCGGCACCGGTCGTCTCATGCTGTTCGCGTGCGACCAGAAGGTCGAGCACCTGAACGACGACTTCTTCGGTGAGGGCATCGACCCTGCTGACGCCGAGCCGGAGCACATGTTCCGCATGGGTAGCCAGGGCGTCATCGGCGTGCTCGCCGGCCAGCGCGGCCTCATCGCGCAGTACGCCGCCGATTACCCCGAGATCAACTACCTCGTGAAGATGAACTCCAAGACCCACCTCGTGGGCACGAGCCAGGACGATCCCTACTCGCCGCAGCTCTACGACATCCAGGTCGTCGCCGACCTCGTCGACAATGGCGTCAACGCCGTGGGTATCGGCTACACCATCTACCTTGGCTCGGAGTACGAGTCGACCATGATGTCGGAGGCCGGTCAGCTCATCGCCGACGCTCACGCACTGGGCCTCGTCGTCGTGCTGTGGATGTACCCGCGTGGCAAGGCCGTCACCGATGAGAAGAGCGCACACCTCATCGCCGGCGCCGCCGGTACCGCGTGCTGCCTGGGCGCCGACTTCGTGAAGGTCAACCCGCCCAAGGGCGACGACGCCGGCAGCTCGGCGCAGAAGCTCGTCGAGGCCTCGAAGTCCTCGGGTCGCACCGGTCTCGTGTGCGCCGGCGGCTCGACCGTCGACGCGACCACGTTCCTCACCCAGCTCTGGGAGCAGATCCACGTTGGTGGCGCCGTGGGTAACGCCACCGGCCGCAACCTGCACCAGCGCTCGCTCGATGAGGCCGTCCGCCTCACCAAGGCGATCAGCGCCATCACGCTCGCGGATGCCGATGTCGACACCGCGCTTGCGATCTTCAACGGCGAGAAGGACTTCTCGCTGTAG
- a CDS encoding GNAT family N-acetyltransferase, protein MSGHEFRFERLTSKHDVRRFDCGDSDLNEFLQCDALPYQEQHLAGTYLVFDGAQLVAYFSIAADAIKLELDEPPTACIEKAIRTYPALKLARLGVHKEHQGRGIGNELVKVCVGVAIAMHQRLHVGCRFVTVDAYPDRVDWYLQRGFERNKAYVNRRNTASLRLEVIA, encoded by the coding sequence GTGTCCGGGCACGAGTTCAGATTCGAGCGCCTCACGTCGAAACACGATGTCAGGCGTTTTGACTGCGGCGACTCAGACCTGAACGAGTTCCTCCAGTGCGACGCGTTGCCGTATCAAGAGCAGCATCTGGCTGGCACCTATCTGGTGTTCGACGGAGCGCAGTTGGTGGCGTATTTCTCGATCGCAGCAGACGCAATAAAGTTGGAGCTCGATGAGCCGCCAACCGCTTGCATCGAGAAGGCCATTCGGACCTACCCCGCGCTGAAGCTGGCGAGACTCGGTGTGCACAAGGAGCATCAGGGGCGCGGCATCGGGAATGAGCTCGTGAAGGTGTGCGTTGGTGTTGCCATTGCCATGCACCAGCGCCTTCACGTCGGCTGTCGTTTCGTCACGGTGGACGCGTATCCAGACCGGGTCGACTGGTACTTGCAGCGGGGGTTTGAGCGAAACAAGGCCTATGTCAATCGAAGGAACACGGCCAGCCTGCGCCTAGAGGTCATCGCCTGA